AGGTAAAAGAGAAAACTATCTCAGAGTTCAAACAACAACATCTCGGTGAACTTCCGCAGCAGATAGATGCCAATCTTCGTAAGCTGGATCGACTTCAGGATGACATGCGGTCGCAGAGTGAGCAGGCCCAGAATCTGGCCAATCGATTGGCCCAAATCGACAAGTCAATTAAAGATTACGAGGAGACTGGAGAAATCAGTAGTGATTCGCCGGTCGGCGGTTCCAGCAAGCGTAATAAGGATCCACGCCTTGGGAGAATCAAGGAATTGGAGCGGCGGTTAGTGGAGCTGTCCTCAATATATAAAGAGACCTATCCCGATCTGGTACAAGTTAAGGAGGAGATTAAGAAACTCCGAGAGATGACTTCAGCTCAATATCGCGATTTGTTGCCTGATAGCGAGGGCGTTGAAGAACCGGCTGTTGGGAAGAAGTCTAAGCGCAAGGCAATTGATCCATACCATGCTGAACTTCTCAAACAGCGTGAGGAGATTGTTCTTGAGTTGGATGCGGTAAAACGCCACCAGGCACATATTTCTAGTGAAATATCTCAGTATGAGCGGAGGGTGGAACATACCCCAGAGCGGGAACAGAAGCTAAAGACACTTGAACGGGACTATGAAAACCTTCAAAAGAATTATCAATCGCTTCTGGACAAGAAGCTTAGTGCCGGTATGCAGAAGAGTTTGGCCCAAGGACGCAAGGGTGCCAAGTTTAGCATCGTAGATCCGGCCTATACGCCGGTTGTTCCTGTTGTGCCCAATATTCCGTTGGTTATGGCGGCGGGACTTGTCCTTGGCTGCGCGTTGGGTTTTGGCGGTGCCGTCGGGCTTGAGCTGATGGGACGAGGATTCCGGTCTGCGGAAGAGGTCGAGCTGACTTTGGGCCTCCCGGTGATTGCTTCAATTCCACTGTACGAAAGTGCGTTCGGCGGATCAATGCAAACCGTGCGGGCACTATCTGGCAAAAGCCGAAATACTGCAGTGTTGCTCCCGCGTTATGGAAAACAGGGTGAAAGTCTGGAGATTTCTGGAGGCCTTCCCGCTGCATCGGTTAGCAAGTCCAGAGGTGCCAATGGGAAGCTAAATGACCCAACTCCTGGTCTAGAGTTGGTCTCAATGTGGCGACCGCTTTCATTTGTGGCGGAGCAATATCGTGTTGCGGCCACACGGCTTGAGTTGATGACAGGGGATCGAAAGAGTACGGCGATAGTTGTGACTAGTGCTGTCATGGGAGAGGGAAAGTCCTCTACGGCCCTTAATTTGGGCTACGTGCTGGCGAAAGATCTTGATCGTAGAACCATAGTGATCGATTGCGACCTCAAGCGGCCTATGCAACA
This is a stretch of genomic DNA from Nitrospira sp.. It encodes these proteins:
- a CDS encoding AAA family ATPase, translated to MNTRTLSPEDYWRAVVSRKWFVISAVLVSLSIAGVVCALMPKIYQSATKMWFEGAKIEESIVSGPTPAGSGYSPTLDDRVMEVRQFVMGRKTLGQIAGEFGLFGYEKDHPDAPESENAIRAMRGSIKVEPTKDKLFITLSFSNEDPIIARDVTSRLSDLFIEETLKDRERGVEAAEDFLGLELKHAKAELEVKEKTISEFKQQHLGELPQQIDANLRKLDRLQDDMRSQSEQAQNLANRLAQIDKSIKDYEETGEISSDSPVGGSSKRNKDPRLGRIKELERRLVELSSIYKETYPDLVQVKEEIKKLREMTSAQYRDLLPDSEGVEEPAVGKKSKRKAIDPYHAELLKQREEIVLELDAVKRHQAHISSEISQYERRVEHTPEREQKLKTLERDYENLQKNYQSLLDKKLSAGMQKSLAQGRKGAKFSIVDPAYTPVVPVVPNIPLVMAAGLVLGCALGFGGAVGLELMGRGFRSAEEVELTLGLPVIASIPLYESAFGGSMQTVRALSGKSRNTAVLLPRYGKQGESLEISGGLPAASVSKSRGANGKLNDPTPGLELVSMWRPLSFVAEQYRVAATRLELMTGDRKSTAIVVTSAVMGEGKSSTALNLGYVLAKDLDRRTIVIDCDLKRPMQHIYAGVWQQPGLAEVLRGTKAVEDCLQKLGEAGPWILTAGAVGDNPLALSKMHQLADLIAELKEKFDYVIIDAPPVLPLADMQVLASMGDLLAYVVKASMTGRDVVQKALRVIGDTTNVGIILNGLDAHTTPYYMQQEYYREAHHEQLK